Proteins found in one Lycium ferocissimum isolate CSIRO_LF1 chromosome 6, AGI_CSIRO_Lferr_CH_V1, whole genome shotgun sequence genomic segment:
- the LOC132060418 gene encoding uncharacterized protein LOC132060418: MAEFFIKQAQQYSEGRPSYPEELFNFIASKTPCHDLVWDVGTGSGQAAKSLAKLYKNVVATDTSPKQLEFAAKVPNVRYICTSSMMSISEIKTKIGAESSVDLVTIAQAMHWFDLPTFYQQVKWILKKANGVIAAWCYTVPEVNSSVDAIFDKFYTIDAGPYWESPRKLVDEKYKTIDFPFEAVDGCDHNGPFEFKIEKVMDLDSYFTYLGSWSAYQIAKEKGVELLTDDVVDKFTSAWNEDGESQKTVIFPIYLRIGKVGNLN; the protein is encoded by the exons ATGGCAGAATTTTTCATTAAGCAAGCACAACAGTATTCAGAGGGTAGGCCAAGTTATCCTGAGGAATTGTTCAATTTCATAGCTTCAAAAACACCTTGTCATGATCTTGTTTGGGATGTTGGCACTGGTAGCGGCCAGGCTGCTAAATCT TTAGCTAAGCTCTACAAGAATGTAGTAGCCACAGACACAAGTCCAAAGCAGCTTGAATTTGCAGCAAAGGTTCCGAATGTTCGATACATATGTACCTCTTCCATGATGTCAATATccgaaatcaaaacaaaaatagGAGCAGAGTCAAGTGTAGATTTGGTGACAATTGCACAAGCAATGCATTGGTTTGATCTCCCAACTTTTTATCAACAAGTCAAATGGATACTCAAGAAAGCAAATGGAGTAATAGCAGCATGGTGTTACACAGTGCCAGAAGTAAACAGCTCAGTGGATGcaatttttgataaattttacACTATTGATGCTGGACCTTATTGGGAATCGCCAAGAAAATTGGTGGATGAAAAGTACAAAACTATTGATTTCCCATTTGAGGCTGTAGATGGTTGTGATCATAATGGACCATTTGAGTTCAAGATTGAGAAAGTGATGGACTTGGATTCTTACTTCACATACCTGGGGTCATGGTCAGCTTATCAAATTGCAAAAGAAAAGGGTGTTGAGCTATTGACTGATGATGTTGTTGACAAATTCACAAGTGCTTGGAATGAAGATGGTGAAAGCCAGAAAACTGTGATTTTCCCAATTTACTTGAGGATTGGCAAAGTTGgaaatttgaattga
- the LOC132061034 gene encoding DNA-directed RNA polymerase subunit 10-like protein has translation MIIPVRCFTCGKVIGNKWDEYLALLIAGYEEKQALDELGLVRYCCRRMLMTHVDLIEKLLNYNTLEKSDDN, from the coding sequence ATGATCATCCCAGTTCGTTGCTTCACTTGTGGGAAGGTAATCGGAAATAAATGGGACGAATATCTTGCACTTCTCATAGCAGGCTACGAAGAAAAACAAGCACTTGATGAATTGGGTTTGGTTCGATATTGCTGTCGAAGAATGTTGATGACACATGTTGACCTCATCGAGAAACttctcaactataacacattgGAGAAATCCGACGACAATTGA
- the LOC132061035 gene encoding glucan endo-1,3-beta-glucosidase 8-like — MNRNKILLFFWYSLGTLFSFNYVCVDSFVGLNWGRMATQKLVPSMVVDLLLQNGIPELKLFSPSQYVLPAFANSSIGVSVAFQENQLRWMNNSKDIHDWIEKYVKRHVDHGVDIRYLYVGNEPFSRKYKQRTFGDVLYFLGEARKSLDRHNLTHIKTTTAHFTDILTNVTKPSEGDFREDIKELMINLLKFLKETKAPLVINIFPIYLVGSKQMPIDFAFFDERSNYTIKDGPHIYKNIFTLTYDTLVSALRKAGYPDMQIIIGQIGWPTDGYPNANPKNAERFHRGLLRYLKRNEGTPLHPNKTMDVYITGLSDENKIITEWGEYQRHWGIYRHDGSPKYKIDFSMQDRNSEPTTAKGTVKMPNRWCMYNENIFNGSKEKVMEHVNYACSKSDCTLLSPGATCDNLNFTWNASFAFNMYFQMNGQKINYCDFNGYGYITTNDPSTATCRFPIEILSVELIDNGVIHQLVASSGEISKVVSNPTILPIGLALSALVCMILLLCVLMWLPG, encoded by the exons ATGAATAGAAACAaaatcttattatttttttggtatagTTTGGGAACATTATTCTCGTTCAATTATGTTTGTGTTGATAGCTTTGTTGGCCTTAACTGGGGTAGAATGGCTACACAAAAATTGGTACCATCAATGGTGGTAGATTTGCTTTTACAAAATGGGATACCTGAATTGAAATTATTTAGCCCTAGTCAATACGTTCTTCCGGCCTTCGCTAACAGCAGTATTGGTGTCTCAGTTGCGTTCCAAGAAAACCAACTACGATGGATGAATAACTCCAAGGATATTCACGATTGGATCGAAAAATACGTCAAAAGACATGTTGATCATGGAGTTGATATCAG GTATCTTTACGTAGGAAATGAACCATTCAGCAGAAAATACAAGCAACGAACCTTTGGTGATGTCCTATACTTTTTGGGAGAAGCTCGAAAATCCCTCGATCGTCACAATCTCACCCATATCAAAACTACAACAGCACACTTCACTGACATATTAACAAATGTGACAAAACCATCAGAAGGTGATTTCAGAGAAGATATAAAGGAATTAATGATTAATCTCTTAAAATTCCTCAAAGAAACAAAGGCCCCTTTGGTTATCAACATCTTCCCAATTTACTTAGTCGGCTCTAAGCAAATGCCGATAGATTTTGCATTTTTTGACGAACGCTCTAATTACACTATCAAAGACGGTCCAcatatttacaaaaatattttcactcTCACATATGATACCTTGGTTTCAGCACTAAGAAAAGCAGGGTATCCGGATATGCAAATTATCATAGGACAAATTGGCTGGCCAACGGACGGTTACCCAAATGCAAATCCAAAAAATGCAGAAAGATTTCATCGTGGCCTACTTCGATATCTTAAAAGAAACGAAGGTACCCCTTTACATCCAAACAAGACAATGGACGTATACATCACAGGGTTATCCGATGAGAACAAGATTATAACAGAATGGGGCGAATATCAACGCCATTGGGGTATTTATAGACACGACGGATCACCTAAATACAAGATCGATTTCTCCATGCAAGATCGCAACAGTGAACCAACTACGGCTAAAGGGACAGTGAAAATGCCAAATAGATGGTGTATGTATAACGAGAATATCTTTAATGGTAGCAAGGAGAAAGTGATGGAACACGTTAATTACGCGTGCAGCAAATCTGATTGCACCTTATTGTCACCCGGAGCTACATGCGATAACCTTAACTTCACTTGGAACGCGTCGTTCGCGTTCAatatgtatttccagatgaatgGTCAAAAGATCAACTATTGTGATTTCAATGGCTATGGTTATATTACCACAAATGATCCTTCTACAGCAACTTGTAGATTCCCCATTGAGATATTATCCGTCGAGCTTATTGATAATGGTGTGATACACCAATTGGTGGCTAGTTCTGGAGAGATATCCAAAGTAGTTTCAAACCCTACCATTTTACCAATTGGGTTGGCTTTGTCTGCATTagtatgtatgattttattgctTTGCGTACTTATGTGGTTGCCCGGAtag